One Cyanobium sp. AMD-g genomic window carries:
- the rpsP gene encoding 30S ribosomal protein S16 — translation MIKLRLKRFGKKREASFRLVATNSTSRRDGRPLEELGFYNPRTKETRLDTEAIRLRLGQGAQPTDTVRTLLEKGGLIEKTVRPAETVGKLQQAAAREAAAAAAIKEAEAAKQAAAAKLAEEAAAVAAAEAADADAEPAATEA, via the coding sequence ATGATCAAGCTCCGGCTGAAGCGGTTCGGCAAGAAACGGGAAGCGAGTTTCCGTCTGGTGGCCACCAACAGCACCTCCCGCCGCGATGGCCGTCCGCTTGAGGAGCTGGGCTTTTACAACCCCCGCACCAAGGAAACGCGCCTGGACACCGAGGCCATCCGCCTGCGTCTCGGCCAGGGAGCCCAGCCCACCGACACCGTGCGCACCCTGCTCGAAAAGGGCGGTCTGATCGAGAAGACCGTTCGTCCGGCCGAAACCGTTGGAAAGCTCCAGCAGGCCGCAGCCCGCGAGGCCGCCGCTGCCGCTGCGATCAAGGAAGCGGAAGCCGCCAAGCAGGCCGCTGCGGCAAAGCTGGCTGAAGAGGCTGCCGCGGTTGCCGCAGCCGAAGCTGCCGATGCCGATGCCGAACCTGCTGCCACCGAGGCCTGA
- a CDS encoding PhoH family protein, which translates to MSELSSTFALPDSGAAVALAGIDGASLRRLEALTGTQIVLRGLDLQIRGRTSQVERLLALIQLLEPLWQRGESISPVDIQSALTAMDTGRSDQHRSMGLQVLATSVTGKPLRPRTLRQNTYVEAIERHDLTLAIGPAGTGKTFLATILAVRMLQERKVERLVLTRPAVEAGERLGFLPGDLQQKVDPYLRPLYDALHGLLGQERTTQLLEKGVIEVAPLAFMRGRTLADAFVILDEAQNTTCAQMRMVLTRLGENSRMVVTGDTTQIDLPPGQLSGLVEAEQVLAGVEGVAICQFSDADVVRHPLVQRLVQAYARRDARPPAPTTRKRMDGPPARSEP; encoded by the coding sequence CTGAGCGAGCTCTCCTCCACGTTTGCCCTGCCTGACAGCGGCGCCGCCGTTGCCCTGGCGGGCATCGATGGTGCTTCCCTGCGGCGGCTGGAAGCCCTCACGGGCACCCAGATCGTTCTGCGGGGGCTTGATCTGCAGATCCGCGGCCGAACGAGCCAGGTGGAGAGGCTGCTTGCTCTGATCCAGCTGCTGGAACCTCTCTGGCAACGCGGGGAGTCCATCAGCCCGGTGGACATCCAGTCGGCCCTGACGGCCATGGACACCGGCCGTTCCGACCAGCACCGCAGCATGGGGCTCCAGGTGCTGGCCACCAGTGTCACCGGCAAACCCCTGCGGCCCCGGACCCTGCGGCAGAACACCTATGTCGAGGCCATCGAACGCCACGACCTGACCCTGGCGATCGGCCCGGCCGGCACCGGCAAGACGTTCCTGGCCACGATCCTGGCCGTGAGGATGCTGCAGGAGCGCAAGGTGGAGCGGCTGGTGCTGACACGGCCGGCGGTGGAAGCGGGCGAACGGCTGGGCTTCCTGCCCGGTGACCTGCAGCAGAAGGTGGATCCCTATCTGCGCCCCCTTTACGACGCCCTCCACGGGCTGCTGGGCCAGGAACGCACCACCCAGCTCCTGGAGAAGGGGGTGATCGAAGTGGCGCCGCTGGCCTTCATGCGCGGCCGCACCCTGGCCGACGCCTTCGTGATCCTCGATGAGGCCCAGAACACCACCTGCGCCCAGATGCGCATGGTGCTGACGCGGTTGGGGGAGAACTCCCGCATGGTCGTGACGGGCGACACCACCCAGATCGATCTGCCCCCGGGCCAGCTGAGCGGCTTGGTGGAGGCGGAGCAGGTGCTGGCCGGGGTGGAGGGCGTGGCCATCTGCCAGTTCAGCGATGCAGATGTGGTGCGCCACCCCCTGGTGCAGCGACTGGTGCAGGCCTACGCCCGCCGCGACGCTCGCCCACCGGCCCCCACAACCAGGAAGCGGATGGATGGCCCCCCTGCCCGATCGGAACCATGA
- a CDS encoding aromatic acid exporter family protein — MNRAEQLRIPAQIAVAALVAYSLGFWFTSLFPGYLPKIGGLWSAISAVVVTQVTRKDAASSASLRILGSAIGAITSATYLTFLPFHPLGMATAIFATVMICAAINVPSHGRLAAITVIVVMVTGSLDPALSPGLNALLRFLESSIGTGVALLTVWLWPGSRSQPGGDA, encoded by the coding sequence ATGAACAGGGCGGAACAACTGCGCATCCCGGCCCAGATCGCGGTGGCCGCCCTGGTGGCCTACTCCCTGGGCTTCTGGTTCACGAGCCTGTTTCCGGGCTACCTGCCCAAGATCGGCGGGCTCTGGTCGGCGATCTCCGCCGTCGTGGTGACCCAGGTCACCCGGAAGGATGCGGCCTCCTCCGCCTCGCTGCGGATTCTGGGATCGGCGATCGGCGCCATCACCAGTGCCACCTACCTGACTTTCCTCCCCTTTCATCCCCTCGGCATGGCCACGGCGATCTTCGCCACGGTGATGATCTGTGCGGCGATCAACGTGCCAAGCCACGGCCGTCTGGCGGCGATCACGGTGATTGTCGTGATGGTCACCGGCAGCCTGGATCCGGCCCTGAGTCCTGGTCTTAATGCCCTGCTGCGCTTCCTCGAATCCTCCATCGGCACGGGCGTCGCGCTGCTGACGGTATGGCTCTGGCCCGGATCCCGCAGCCAGCCAGGGGGCGACGCCTGA
- a CDS encoding Bax inhibitor-1 family protein — protein MPARSNFQEAIREAQSGALIGPNVVNKALPYVGGGMVLTAAGVVGGLTMIGNPIFMPLFWVALIGNFILFFVAQNAAMKGNNGTALPILATYSLITGFTLSGIVAMAIGTAGIGAIGTAALATGITFVIASVVGRNMSDNLGQALSGVVGLGIVGLLIAMVVQLVGGIFIPGFGGNGFELLIAGFGTVLFVGAAFVDFYTMPRSYRDDQYLAGALGMYLTYINLFIFILRLIIALQGGGRRD, from the coding sequence ATGCCGGCCAGAAGCAATTTCCAGGAAGCGATCCGCGAGGCCCAATCCGGCGCCCTGATCGGCCCGAACGTGGTCAACAAGGCTCTGCCCTACGTGGGCGGCGGCATGGTGCTCACCGCCGCCGGCGTTGTCGGCGGCCTGACGATGATCGGCAACCCGATCTTCATGCCCCTGTTCTGGGTGGCGTTGATCGGCAACTTCATCCTGTTTTTCGTGGCCCAGAACGCGGCGATGAAGGGCAACAACGGCACAGCCCTGCCGATCCTGGCCACCTACAGCCTGATCACCGGCTTCACCCTGAGCGGCATCGTGGCCATGGCCATCGGCACCGCCGGCATCGGAGCCATCGGCACCGCGGCCCTGGCCACCGGGATCACGTTTGTGATCGCCTCGGTGGTGGGTCGGAACATGAGCGACAACCTCGGCCAGGCCCTCAGCGGCGTGGTCGGCCTGGGCATCGTCGGCCTGCTCATCGCCATGGTGGTGCAGCTGGTGGGCGGCATCTTCATCCCCGGCTTCGGAGGCAATGGCTTTGAGCTGTTGATTGCCGGTTTCGGCACCGTGCTGTTCGTGGGAGCGGCCTTCGTCGACTTCTACACGATGCCCCGCAGCTACAGGGACGACCAGTACCTGGCCGGTGCCCTCGGCATGTATCTCACCTATATCAATCTGTTCATATTCATCCTCAGGTTGATCATTGCCCTCCAGGGCGGCGGCAGGCGCGATTGA
- the gmd gene encoding GDP-mannose 4,6-dehydratase: MTKTALITGITGQDGSYLTELLLEKGYVVHGIKRRASSFNTDRIDHLYQDPHERDPRLVLHYGDLTDSTNLIRIVQQIQPDEIYNLGAQSHVAVSFESPEYTANSDALGTLRILEAVRILGLTEKTRIYQASTSELYGLVQEIPQKETTPFYPRSPYGVAKLYAYWITVNYREAYGMYACNGILFNHESPRRGETFVTRKITRGMARIDAGLDQGLFMGNLDSLRDWGHARDYVEMQWRMLQQDQPEDFVIATGRQESVRRFIELTAEELGWGGIVWEGTGVEETGARRDTGATVVRIDRRYFRPAEVETLLGDPTRARERLGWTPTTTLEELVAEMVATDKEEAAKEATLRREGFKVVGSMENPPQVGLKSAS, translated from the coding sequence ATGACCAAAACGGCTCTGATCACCGGAATCACCGGTCAGGACGGTTCCTACCTGACGGAGTTGCTCCTGGAGAAAGGGTATGTGGTGCATGGAATCAAGCGCCGGGCCAGCAGCTTCAACACCGACCGGATCGACCACCTTTACCAGGACCCCCACGAGCGCGATCCGCGACTTGTTCTTCACTATGGAGATCTGACGGACTCCACTAATCTGATTCGGATTGTTCAGCAGATTCAACCGGATGAGATCTACAACCTCGGGGCCCAGAGCCACGTGGCCGTGAGTTTTGAAAGCCCTGAATACACCGCCAACTCGGATGCCCTAGGAACCCTACGCATCCTGGAGGCCGTCCGCATCCTCGGTTTGACGGAAAAAACCCGCATCTACCAGGCCAGCACCAGTGAGCTCTATGGCCTTGTCCAGGAGATCCCCCAGAAAGAAACCACGCCGTTCTATCCGCGTAGCCCCTACGGCGTCGCGAAGCTTTACGCCTACTGGATCACGGTCAATTACCGGGAAGCCTATGGGATGTATGCCTGCAACGGAATTCTTTTCAACCACGAAAGTCCCCGTCGGGGTGAGACCTTCGTGACCCGGAAAATCACTCGAGGGATGGCGCGAATCGATGCAGGTCTTGACCAGGGTCTTTTCATGGGAAATCTTGATTCCCTGCGCGATTGGGGTCATGCCAGAGACTATGTGGAAATGCAATGGCGGATGCTGCAGCAGGATCAGCCTGAAGACTTCGTGATCGCTACGGGTCGGCAGGAATCGGTGCGACGGTTCATCGAACTCACCGCCGAGGAACTGGGCTGGGGCGGCATTGTCTGGGAGGGCACGGGGGTTGAGGAGACGGGCGCCCGCCGCGATACCGGTGCCACCGTTGTGCGCATCGACCGCCGCTACTTCCGCCCCGCGGAAGTGGAGACCCTGCTCGGGGATCCGACCCGGGCGCGGGAACGGCTGGGCTGGACGCCCACCACCACCCTTGAAGAGTTGGTGGCGGAAATGGTTGCCACCGACAAGGAGGAAGCCGCCAAGGAGGCCACCCTGCGCCGGGAGGGCTTCAAGGTCGTCGGCTCCATGGAGAACCCTCCCCAGGTCGGACTCAAGAGCGCGTCGTGA
- a CDS encoding GDP-L-fucose synthase → MLISPDDRIFIAGHRGMAGSAITRRLKAEGHQKLLTVGRSELDLMDATAVAAWFADQRPDVVVLAAARVGGILANATYPADFLLDNLKIQQNVIESAWRHGSRRLLFLGSSCIYPKLADQPIREEALLQGPLEPTNEWYAIAKITGIQLCRALRQQHGFDAISLMPTNLYGPGDNYHPTNSHVLPGMIRRFQEAREAGAEEVVCWGSGRPRREFLHVDDLAAAALFCLRHWQPGTEDLQHINVGTGTDVSIQDLATMVAEAVDFRGRIAWDTSKPDGTPRKLLDVSRLAALGWRSEIPLQEGLRRTVAEFVSERASGAEVRL, encoded by the coding sequence ATGCTGATTTCACCGGACGATCGGATCTTCATCGCCGGCCATCGCGGTATGGCCGGTTCGGCCATCACCCGACGCCTGAAGGCGGAAGGCCACCAGAAGTTGCTCACGGTAGGCCGCTCGGAACTCGACCTGATGGACGCAACGGCGGTGGCGGCGTGGTTCGCCGACCAGCGGCCCGATGTCGTCGTGCTGGCAGCGGCGCGGGTGGGTGGAATTCTGGCCAACGCCACTTATCCCGCCGACTTCCTGCTCGACAACCTCAAAATCCAGCAGAACGTCATCGAGAGTGCCTGGCGGCATGGAAGCCGTCGGCTGCTGTTCCTGGGCAGCAGCTGCATTTACCCCAAGCTGGCCGACCAACCCATCCGGGAGGAGGCCCTGCTGCAGGGGCCGCTTGAGCCCACCAATGAGTGGTACGCGATCGCCAAGATCACCGGCATCCAGTTGTGCCGCGCCCTGCGCCAGCAGCATGGTTTCGACGCGATCAGCCTGATGCCCACCAACCTCTACGGGCCGGGCGACAACTACCACCCCACCAACAGCCATGTGCTTCCCGGCATGATCCGCCGTTTCCAGGAGGCGCGTGAAGCCGGCGCCGAAGAGGTGGTCTGCTGGGGCAGTGGCCGGCCACGTCGGGAGTTCCTCCACGTCGATGATCTGGCGGCCGCGGCGCTCTTCTGCCTGCGTCACTGGCAACCGGGCACCGAGGATCTACAACACATCAATGTGGGGACAGGAACCGACGTGAGCATTCAGGACCTGGCAACAATGGTGGCCGAAGCAGTTGATTTCCGCGGCCGAATCGCCTGGGACACGTCCAAACCCGACGGCACCCCGCGCAAGCTCCTGGATGTCAGCCGCCTGGCCGCCCTCGGCTGGCGATCAGAGATCCCCCTGCAGGAGGGATTGCGACGCACCGTGGCGGAGTTCGTCAGTGAACGGGCCAGTGGCGCCGAGGTACGGCTGTGA
- the galE gene encoding UDP-glucose 4-epimerase GalE, translating into MRILVTGGAGYIGSHAVRALTRAGHQPVVLDNLVYGHAEIVEKTLKVPLILGQVGDREVLEPLLRGRHPALDGTALEGKPIEAVLHFAAYAYVGESVSDPAKYYRNNLGDTLTLLEALVATERPLPIVFSSTCATYGVPQQVPITEDHPQAPINPYGRSKWMVEQLLSDFAAAYGLPSVIFRYFNAAGADPDGDLGEDHDPETHLIPRVLDTMSGREPYLQIFGDDYPTPDGTCIRDYIHVADLADAHVLGLERLLRLREREETERRPLIYNLGNGTGYSVQQVIETAKAVTGRGLLAHVAKRREGDPPQLVAGATRAHQELGWRPRYPELETIIEHAWAWHQRRHQA; encoded by the coding sequence GTGAGGATCCTCGTCACCGGCGGCGCCGGCTACATCGGCAGCCATGCCGTCAGGGCCCTGACCCGGGCCGGTCACCAACCCGTGGTTCTCGACAACCTGGTGTACGGCCATGCCGAGATCGTCGAAAAAACTCTGAAGGTTCCCCTGATTCTGGGGCAGGTGGGCGACCGTGAAGTGCTCGAGCCCCTGCTTCGTGGCCGCCACCCCGCCCTTGATGGGACGGCGCTGGAGGGCAAGCCGATCGAGGCGGTTCTGCATTTCGCCGCCTATGCCTATGTGGGCGAATCGGTGAGCGATCCTGCCAAGTACTACCGCAACAACCTTGGCGATACCCTCACCTTGCTGGAGGCCTTGGTGGCCACCGAGCGCCCGTTACCGATCGTTTTCTCCTCCACCTGCGCCACCTATGGCGTTCCCCAGCAGGTCCCGATCACCGAAGACCATCCCCAGGCTCCGATCAACCCCTACGGCCGCAGCAAGTGGATGGTGGAGCAGTTGCTCAGCGACTTCGCAGCGGCCTACGGCCTGCCCAGTGTGATTTTCCGCTACTTCAACGCCGCCGGTGCCGATCCCGATGGCGACCTGGGTGAGGACCACGACCCGGAAACCCACCTCATCCCCAGGGTGCTCGACACGATGAGCGGGCGGGAGCCCTACCTGCAGATCTTCGGAGACGATTACCCCACCCCGGATGGCACCTGCATCCGCGACTACATCCACGTGGCCGACCTGGCCGACGCCCATGTCCTGGGACTGGAAAGACTGCTGCGACTGCGGGAGCGGGAGGAGACGGAGCGCAGGCCCCTGATCTACAACCTCGGCAATGGCACGGGCTACTCCGTCCAGCAGGTGATCGAAACAGCCAAGGCCGTCACTGGCAGGGGTCTGCTGGCCCATGTGGCTAAACGGCGCGAGGGTGATCCTCCCCAGCTGGTGGCCGGGGCCACCCGGGCCCATCAGGAACTGGGATGGCGGCCCCGTTACCCGGAACTGGAAACGATCATTGAGCATGCCTGGGCCTGGCACCAGAGACGTCACCAGGCTTGA
- a CDS encoding TIGR03790 family protein, which yields MTLLLLTTLTASGRLGTGPRITNADAPSQGPLDHRHLVIIINSADPLSEAIGRMYQAARLIPPGQVIRVRFPPRTPELSPALFRRIKRTVDSQTPSHVQVYALAWAAPYRVGCQSITSAFTFGLDSRFCADGCRTTALSPLFARGEVRRPWDQLGIRPSMLLAATSQPMARRFIQKGVASDGTAPEGTAYLLSTGDSRRNTRAAGYGRVVATMGSRFRVRLVASDALVGAQDVMAYFTGLAFPVAIRTNRFRPGAVADHLTSFGGMLTDSSQMSALRWLEAGASGSYGTVVEPCNFPAKFSDPGLLLTYYRRGDTLIESYWRSVAMPGQGVFIGEPLARPWPVRAELKPGDVSGARPRHAQ from the coding sequence TTGACGCTGCTTCTGCTGACGACCCTCACGGCCAGTGGGCGCCTTGGGACCGGCCCACGGATCACCAACGCCGATGCTCCGTCTCAGGGCCCCCTGGACCATCGACACCTGGTGATCATCATCAACTCCGCTGATCCTCTCAGCGAGGCCATCGGGCGGATGTATCAGGCCGCCAGGCTGATCCCCCCAGGGCAGGTGATCAGGGTTCGTTTTCCTCCCCGCACACCGGAGCTGAGTCCGGCCCTGTTCCGGCGCATCAAACGCACTGTGGACAGCCAGACGCCCAGCCACGTGCAAGTCTATGCCTTGGCCTGGGCAGCTCCGTACCGGGTCGGCTGCCAGTCGATCACCAGCGCCTTCACCTTCGGCCTGGATTCACGGTTCTGTGCCGATGGTTGCCGCACCACCGCCCTGAGTCCCCTGTTTGCCCGTGGCGAAGTGCGCCGTCCCTGGGATCAGTTGGGCATTCGGCCCAGCATGCTGCTGGCGGCGACCAGCCAACCGATGGCCAGGCGGTTCATCCAGAAGGGTGTGGCTTCGGACGGGACGGCACCTGAGGGGACGGCCTATCTGCTGAGCACCGGGGACAGCAGACGCAACACCCGGGCCGCCGGCTATGGCCGGGTCGTGGCGACCATGGGATCACGGTTTCGGGTCAGGCTCGTCGCTTCCGATGCCCTGGTGGGAGCCCAGGACGTCATGGCGTACTTCACCGGATTGGCCTTCCCCGTGGCGATCCGCACCAACCGCTTCCGGCCGGGCGCGGTGGCCGACCATCTCACGTCCTTCGGCGGGATGCTGACCGACAGTTCGCAGATGAGTGCGCTTCGCTGGCTTGAGGCAGGTGCTAGCGGCAGCTACGGCACCGTGGTGGAGCCATGCAACTTCCCTGCCAAGTTTTCCGATCCCGGCCTGCTGCTCACCTACTACCGCCGTGGCGACACCTTGATCGAGAGCTACTGGCGCAGTGTGGCGATGCCTGGCCAGGGGGTCTTCATCGGCGAGCCACTGGCCAGGCCCTGGCCAGTGCGGGCGGAACTCAAGCCTGGTGACGTCTCTGGTGCCAGGCCCAGGCATGCTCAATGA
- a CDS encoding ABC transporter ATP-binding protein, translated as MPLLHRIARKLPNSLIAPFTDPRPAARLIRRSAKRYWKLLSLNFATSLAASLSEGATLGIIFLSVSLISAPENSDWSKVSLLGSLGHFPWLQDSIQAALSTRAGRDAIFVLLLATAVTLQGLMAATSYVNSVSTAVLGSRLGAEITGKLNDRVLSLSFPCASRYRVGDLLDYVGSGGGTVQREISLANALLMNSLQLLIYLAILVAISPWLLLVAFAMAAAMQFVQKLLLPPIRRNSREQQQVSVELSSHQNEQIQGLRLLHSTGQLESSRAKLKGLLDESKRLSIRQSKLSNIVQPISNMLPIISIALIAALSLLVFKDRSSGVLPSLVTFIIALQRLNQRVGTLTGLATSYAANSASVDRLNLILSDEDKQFIRTGGQPFTTLRDAIVLDDVSLRYSPDLPDALSSVQLRIGRGQTVALVGSSGAGKSSIADLLVGLYDPTGGCILIDGVDLRAINLASWQNRLGVVSQDTFLFNASIANNIAFGVDDASREDIIEAATKAQAAGFIADLPEGYDTKIGERGYRLSGGQRQRISLARAILRKPELLILDEATSALDSQSERLVQQAIEQFERQHTVLVIAHRLSTIVTADIICVLSEGRIVERGRHHELLAQSGLYAKLWNDQSKHPRETSLASTPA; from the coding sequence ATGCCGCTTCTCCATCGCATCGCCAGAAAACTTCCAAACTCCCTGATCGCTCCGTTCACCGATCCGCGACCAGCAGCGCGACTGATCAGGCGCTCAGCGAAACGCTATTGGAAGCTGCTCTCACTGAACTTTGCCACCAGCTTGGCGGCCAGTCTCAGCGAAGGTGCCACGCTGGGGATCATTTTCCTGTCGGTGAGCCTAATCAGTGCTCCAGAAAATAGTGATTGGAGCAAGGTTTCTTTGCTTGGCTCGCTGGGTCATTTCCCCTGGCTTCAAGACTCCATCCAAGCTGCCCTCAGCACCCGCGCTGGACGCGACGCCATCTTCGTGCTGCTCCTTGCCACTGCCGTGACGCTGCAGGGACTGATGGCGGCGACGAGTTATGTGAACAGCGTCAGCACGGCGGTCCTGGGGTCCCGACTTGGCGCCGAAATCACCGGCAAGTTGAACGATCGGGTGCTGTCACTCAGCTTCCCGTGCGCCAGCCGGTACCGAGTTGGCGACCTGCTGGACTACGTAGGGTCCGGTGGCGGCACCGTGCAGAGGGAAATCTCCCTGGCCAACGCGCTGTTGATGAACAGCCTGCAGCTGCTCATCTATCTGGCCATCCTTGTGGCCATTTCTCCCTGGCTGCTTCTGGTGGCCTTTGCCATGGCCGCCGCCATGCAATTCGTTCAGAAGTTGCTGCTGCCACCCATTCGCAGGAATTCACGGGAGCAACAGCAAGTGAGCGTGGAGCTTTCCAGCCATCAAAACGAGCAGATCCAGGGTCTGCGATTGCTCCACAGCACTGGCCAGCTGGAAAGCTCGAGAGCAAAACTGAAGGGCCTGCTGGATGAAAGCAAAAGACTCTCAATCCGCCAGAGCAAGCTCTCGAACATTGTGCAGCCGATTTCCAACATGCTGCCAATCATTTCGATCGCTCTGATTGCTGCGCTCAGCCTTTTGGTATTCAAGGACCGTAGTAGCGGTGTCCTGCCAAGCCTTGTGACCTTCATCATCGCCCTGCAGAGACTCAACCAGCGCGTCGGCACATTGACAGGTCTGGCCACCAGCTATGCCGCTAACAGCGCCAGTGTGGACCGGCTCAACCTCATCCTCAGCGATGAGGACAAGCAATTCATCCGTACCGGAGGCCAACCATTCACAACCCTTCGTGATGCGATCGTCCTGGACGATGTCTCGCTGCGCTACAGCCCTGATCTTCCAGATGCTCTTTCCTCCGTCCAACTCAGGATCGGCCGGGGTCAGACCGTTGCTCTTGTGGGATCCAGTGGTGCCGGCAAGAGCTCCATCGCTGATCTTCTGGTTGGGCTCTACGATCCAACCGGAGGATGTATTTTGATCGATGGTGTCGACCTTCGCGCCATCAATCTGGCCAGCTGGCAGAATCGGCTGGGGGTCGTCAGCCAGGATACATTCCTTTTCAACGCCAGCATCGCCAATAACATCGCCTTCGGCGTCGATGACGCCAGCCGTGAAGACATCATCGAGGCAGCAACCAAGGCTCAAGCTGCTGGGTTCATCGCTGATCTCCCCGAGGGCTACGACACCAAGATCGGTGAACGTGGCTATCGACTCAGCGGTGGACAGCGCCAGAGAATTTCCCTGGCCAGGGCCATTCTGCGGAAACCCGAGCTCCTGATCCTCGACGAAGCCACAAGCGCTCTCGACAGTCAGAGTGAACGCCTGGTCCAGCAAGCGATTGAGCAATTCGAACGTCAACACACCGTGCTGGTGATCGCCCACCGACTCAGTACGATTGTCACAGCTGACATCATCTGTGTGCTTTCGGAAGGAAGAATCGTGGAACGTGGTCGTCACCATGAACTACTGGCTCAGTCAGGTCTCTACGCAAAACTCTGGAACGATCAGTCCAAGCATCCTCGCGAGACATCCTTGGCCTCGACACCCGCCTGA
- a CDS encoding glycosyltransferase family 8 protein yields the protein MIIACTIDNNYIRHCAVMLKSLQLSNPAETISVYILHGVIDSAERARLAAYLGAFLPSVSFIQLDEEMLAGFPVFGHITLATYFRLLLPAALPHAVEKVLYLDSDLIVVDSLHALWESALGDNSIAAVEEHNQEFDRNRLGLAEGSLVFNAGAMLIDLDRWRRENILAKGLEFARTHPERIKHWDQDVLNSLLEARWLPLDWRFNALPHLWMHPEYADASTALGRQAEAARVSPAVIHFAGSGIAKPWHHLCTHPWRQRYLEIRQQTPWASLPLEGIPTPSLGDRLGSWRFRIKCAGKQILNKLKP from the coding sequence ATGATCATTGCCTGCACGATCGACAACAATTACATCCGGCATTGCGCCGTGATGCTGAAATCTCTTCAGCTCTCCAATCCGGCTGAAACGATCAGCGTCTACATCCTGCACGGTGTTATTGATTCCGCCGAAAGAGCTCGCTTAGCGGCCTATCTCGGCGCCTTTCTTCCTTCAGTCTCCTTCATCCAACTCGACGAGGAGATGCTGGCTGGATTTCCGGTCTTCGGCCACATCACCCTGGCCACCTACTTCCGATTGCTGCTGCCTGCTGCGCTTCCCCATGCAGTGGAGAAGGTTCTTTATCTGGATTCCGATCTGATCGTGGTCGACTCGCTTCATGCACTCTGGGAATCGGCCCTTGGGGACAACAGCATCGCCGCAGTGGAGGAACACAATCAGGAGTTTGACCGCAATCGCCTCGGCCTTGCTGAGGGTTCCCTGGTCTTTAATGCCGGGGCGATGCTGATTGATCTGGACCGCTGGCGCAGGGAGAACATCCTGGCCAAGGGGCTGGAGTTCGCACGCACCCACCCCGAGCGCATCAAGCACTGGGACCAGGATGTGCTCAATTCCCTGCTTGAAGCCCGCTGGCTGCCTCTTGACTGGCGATTCAATGCTTTGCCCCATCTCTGGATGCATCCTGAATACGCCGATGCCAGCACCGCCCTTGGCCGGCAAGCAGAGGCGGCTCGGGTCAGCCCCGCCGTGATCCACTTCGCGGGTTCCGGCATCGCCAAACCCTGGCACCATCTCTGCACCCATCCCTGGCGTCAGCGCTACCTGGAGATTCGCCAGCAGACCCCGTGGGCGAGCCTGCCTCTGGAAGGGATCCCCACGCCGTCACTTGGCGATCGGCTCGGGTCATGGCGCTTCCGAATCAAGTGCGCAGGCAAGCAGATCCTCAACAAGCTGAAGCCATAG